One window of Candidatus Palauibacter australiensis genomic DNA carries:
- a CDS encoding prephenate dehydrogenase/arogenate dehydrogenase family protein, whose protein sequence is MSNLDGLRDELARIDRELLELVARRQAVSAKIGERKRASLRATRDYRQEKVVIERARAAARELGLPPRLAEDLVLSLIRSSLAVQERGSVAAAARGGGKRALVIGGSGKMGGWFVRFLSSQGFEVENADPDGGDRADWTTTSLDHDLIVVATPMAIANEILERLAEIGPPGLVFDIGSLKSPLRSGLTALSEAGVRVTSVHPMFGPDTELLSGEHVIFVDVGCPGATEGAEALFASTMATRVRMDLESHDRVMGFVLGLSHALNIAFFTALARSGETTPRLADVSSTTFEAQLDVARALAGENPHMYFEIQSLNEYGDVALKELVAAAERVRDAVEAGDEEAFVALMSAGRDYLESRGQAAIDDLKAFQETHSLGGISVRDMMEEGRQD, encoded by the coding sequence GTGTCGAACCTCGATGGACTCAGAGATGAACTCGCACGCATCGACCGCGAGTTGCTCGAACTCGTGGCCCGGCGGCAGGCGGTCTCCGCGAAGATCGGGGAGCGGAAGCGCGCCTCGCTGAGGGCCACGCGCGACTACCGGCAGGAAAAGGTCGTGATCGAGCGGGCTCGCGCCGCCGCGCGAGAACTCGGACTCCCGCCGCGGCTGGCCGAGGATCTCGTCCTTTCTCTGATCCGTTCGTCGCTCGCCGTGCAGGAACGGGGCAGCGTGGCGGCGGCCGCGCGAGGAGGCGGGAAACGCGCCCTCGTCATCGGCGGTTCCGGGAAGATGGGTGGGTGGTTCGTCCGGTTCCTCTCGTCCCAGGGGTTCGAGGTGGAGAACGCCGACCCCGACGGGGGGGATCGAGCGGACTGGACGACGACGTCGCTGGACCACGACCTGATCGTAGTGGCGACGCCCATGGCCATCGCCAACGAGATCCTCGAACGGTTGGCGGAGATCGGGCCGCCGGGCCTGGTGTTCGACATCGGTTCGTTGAAGAGTCCGCTGCGCTCCGGCCTCACGGCGCTGAGCGAGGCCGGGGTCCGCGTCACGTCCGTCCACCCCATGTTCGGGCCCGACACCGAACTCCTTTCCGGGGAACACGTGATCTTCGTGGACGTGGGCTGTCCCGGCGCGACGGAAGGGGCGGAGGCGCTCTTCGCCTCGACCATGGCCACGCGAGTGCGCATGGACCTGGAGAGCCACGACCGGGTGATGGGGTTCGTGCTGGGGCTCTCGCACGCCCTCAACATCGCCTTCTTCACGGCGCTGGCTCGCTCCGGCGAAACGACGCCGCGCCTCGCGGACGTGTCGAGCACGACGTTCGAGGCCCAGTTGGACGTGGCGCGCGCGCTGGCCGGCGAGAACCCGCACATGTACTTCGAGATTCAGTCGCTGAACGAGTACGGAGATGTCGCGCTGAAGGAACTCGTGGCGGCGGCGGAGAGGGTCCGCGACGCGGTCGAAGCGGGGGACGAGGAAGCCTTCGTCGCCCTGATGTCGGCCGGTCGCGACTACCTGGAGTCCCGCGGTCAGGCGGCGATCGACGACCTGAAGGCGTTCCAGGAGACGCACAGCCTCGGCGGCATCTCCGTTCGGGACATGATGGAGGAGGGTCGCCAGGACTGA
- a CDS encoding SDR family oxidoreductase, with product MPDRPLKGRVAVVAGATRGAGRGIARMLGEAGATVYCTGRSVRGRPATPGRPETLEETADLVTSEGGRGIAVRTDHTVESEVERLFTRVRDEAGRLDVLVNDIWGGDALTEWGKPFWELSVAQGARLLERAVHTHIITSRHGAPLMVDRNAGLIVEVTDGDTFGYRGNLFYDLAKNAVVRLAYAMAADLHPHGVTALAITPGFLRSEAVLDHFGVTEADWRDAIEKDEYFAESETPCYVGGAIAALAADPDVAAKSGGLFSSWTLAKEYGFTDLDGRRPDWGTFFLKKVGEILERDAPPDEMDVFVIRSRLYQAELAPSASEEADRLRAWLARHD from the coding sequence ATGCCGGACCGTCCGCTGAAAGGCCGGGTGGCCGTCGTCGCCGGCGCGACGCGCGGCGCCGGGCGCGGCATCGCCCGCATGCTCGGCGAGGCGGGCGCCACCGTCTACTGCACCGGCCGCAGCGTCCGAGGCCGGCCCGCCACGCCGGGACGGCCGGAGACGCTGGAGGAGACGGCGGACCTGGTGACCTCGGAGGGTGGGCGGGGGATCGCCGTCCGCACCGACCACACGGTTGAGTCCGAGGTCGAGCGGCTCTTCACCCGCGTCCGCGACGAGGCGGGCCGACTCGATGTCCTGGTGAACGACATCTGGGGCGGCGACGCGCTGACCGAGTGGGGGAAGCCCTTCTGGGAACTCTCCGTCGCACAGGGCGCGCGGCTGCTGGAGCGCGCCGTCCACACGCACATCATCACAAGCCGGCACGGCGCTCCGCTGATGGTCGACCGCAACGCCGGCCTCATCGTCGAGGTCACCGACGGCGACACGTTCGGCTACCGCGGCAACCTGTTCTACGATCTGGCGAAGAACGCGGTCGTCCGGCTGGCCTACGCGATGGCCGCCGACCTCCACCCGCACGGCGTGACGGCGTTGGCGATTACCCCCGGATTCCTGCGCTCGGAGGCGGTGCTCGACCACTTCGGCGTCACCGAGGCCGACTGGCGCGACGCGATCGAGAAGGACGAGTACTTCGCCGAGTCCGAGACGCCGTGCTACGTCGGCGGCGCGATCGCCGCCCTCGCCGCCGATCCCGATGTGGCCGCGAAGAGCGGCGGGCTGTTCTCAAGCTGGACGCTGGCGAAGGAGTACGGCTTCACCGACCTCGACGGACGCCGACCCGACTGGGGCACGTTCTTCCTGAAGAAGGTGGGAGAAATCCTCGAACGGGACGCGCCGCCGGACGAGATGGATGTCTTCGTCATCCGCAGCCGGCTCTACCAGGCGGAACTCGCTCCGTCCGCCAGCGAGGAGGCCGATCGCCTCCGCGCCTGGCTCGCCCGCCACGACTAG
- a CDS encoding amidohydrolase family protein, which translates to MMTARTRLFPALVAALAVGGMSSTEAQSQEAMEDFIAVQAPTVALTNVKVIDGTGGPAREGQTIVIRDGRIADIGPAGEVADRIRNAQVLDLSGHTVIPGLIGLHNHSYYTGGNGRAAQLSFSGSRLYLASGVTTIRTTGARAPYEEINLKRAIDEGRTIGPNMFTTGPYLTGQEGSQSMAQLEGPEQARRLVRYWAEEGVPWFKAYTWISREELGAAIDEAHRHGVKVTAHLCSVGYQEAVALGIDNLEHGLLANSEYFPGKEPDDCPSGFRNGYADLDVDSEEVQETFRMMIENDVAMTSTLAVYEISVPGRGPIDERVYDILAPEIAAEVREIADLRRNATLDSGIGIHPDVYRKALEYEYAFVQAGGTLAAGVDPTGYGAAPPGYGDQKNYELLLEAGFTPAEVVRIMSANGARVLGIDDETGTIEVGKVADLVVLEGDPEADGHIRETRIVFKGGVGWDAPKLIESVRGIVGIR; encoded by the coding sequence ATGATGACCGCCCGCACCCGCCTCTTTCCCGCCCTCGTCGCGGCGCTCGCCGTCGGGGGAATGTCGTCCACGGAAGCGCAGTCGCAGGAAGCGATGGAGGACTTCATCGCGGTGCAGGCGCCCACCGTGGCGCTCACGAACGTGAAGGTCATCGACGGGACCGGCGGCCCGGCTCGCGAGGGGCAGACCATCGTCATCCGGGACGGCCGCATCGCCGACATCGGTCCCGCCGGCGAGGTCGCGGACCGGATCCGGAACGCCCAGGTGCTCGACCTCTCCGGGCATACCGTCATCCCCGGCCTCATCGGGCTGCACAACCACAGCTACTACACGGGCGGGAACGGACGCGCGGCGCAGCTCTCCTTCTCGGGGTCGCGGCTCTATCTCGCCTCCGGTGTGACGACGATCCGGACGACGGGGGCGCGCGCGCCGTACGAGGAGATCAACCTCAAGCGGGCCATCGACGAGGGGCGCACCATCGGCCCGAACATGTTCACGACCGGTCCCTACCTCACGGGGCAGGAGGGGTCGCAGTCGATGGCCCAGCTCGAGGGGCCGGAGCAGGCGCGGCGTCTCGTCCGCTACTGGGCGGAGGAGGGCGTGCCCTGGTTCAAGGCCTACACCTGGATCAGCCGCGAGGAGCTCGGCGCGGCGATCGACGAGGCGCACCGGCACGGCGTGAAGGTGACGGCCCACCTCTGCTCCGTCGGATACCAGGAGGCGGTGGCGCTCGGGATCGACAACCTGGAGCACGGCCTCCTCGCGAACAGCGAGTACTTCCCCGGGAAGGAGCCGGACGACTGCCCGTCGGGGTTCCGGAACGGCTACGCCGACCTCGATGTGGACTCCGAGGAGGTGCAGGAAACGTTCCGCATGATGATCGAGAACGACGTCGCGATGACCTCGACGCTCGCCGTGTACGAGATCTCCGTGCCGGGCCGGGGCCCGATCGACGAGCGCGTCTACGACATCCTCGCACCGGAAATCGCGGCGGAGGTGCGGGAGATCGCGGACCTGCGGCGGAACGCAACGCTCGATTCCGGGATCGGGATCCACCCGGATGTCTACCGGAAGGCGCTCGAGTACGAGTACGCCTTCGTGCAGGCGGGGGGCACGCTCGCGGCCGGAGTCGACCCGACAGGGTACGGCGCGGCGCCCCCGGGCTACGGCGACCAGAAGAACTACGAACTGCTGCTCGAGGCCGGGTTCACGCCCGCCGAAGTCGTCCGGATCATGAGCGCGAACGGCGCCAGGGTGCTGGGGATCGACGACGAGACGGGCACGATCGAGGTCGGCAAGGTCGCGGACCTCGTCGTGCTGGAGGGCGACCCCGAGGCGGACGGCCACATCCGCGAGACCCGCATCGTGTTCAAGGGCGGCGTGGGCTGGGATGCTCCGAAGCTGATCGAGTCGGTCCGCGGCATCGTCGGCATCCGCTGA
- a CDS encoding multicopper oxidase domain-containing protein: MAADLHCISLFSTARAGDAQGFVELGRVPSPFGVTVTPTGHHVRALTAHIEGLPPPSTLGPYTVYMAWATPLELAPVVPLGPVGNGEHALGRVALNKFLVMVSAEASAAVEEREGPLVLRGRSPSALMEAHDLLALAPSATRRAADRAPSRWDAPPAYPGIAMLPGVMDLEPRARPASLQSAADLPPWETLPEVAARQPVDLPDGGTLDLEATIVRREIDGRRLAMLAFNGQHPGPLIRVPEKSTIFVNFTNRTPYPTAVHWHGIRLDNPFDGVPGLTQDPVAPGESFQYRIYFRDAGIYWYHPHHREDIQQELGLYGNLLVDPADPDYYGPANREEVLILDDILLDEDGLVDFGEESANYVLMGRFGNRALVNGEPGYELEIDRGEVVRFHLTNASNTRTFNLSFADTERGGLPDPDQRAADPGAADPNRLPLKVVASDVGRFEREEWTRSVVLAPAERYVIDVRFDRPGTHALVNHVQGINHRQGVFRAELRTMGNVTVAPRAAADDHGPSFETLREHADVIADIDRYRPRFDDEPDHELVMTLETEDLPLPIERSMAYDWVYFNPVEWTGTMPRMNWATTGREIRWVLRETATGRENEEIEWNFAVGDVVKIRVINDRGAFHAMQHPLHIHGQRFLVLSQNGVPNPNLVWKDTVLLPAASTTDILLELSNPGRWMIHCHIAEHLEAGMKMTMNVAEPP, from the coding sequence GTGGCGGCCGACCTCCATTGCATCAGTCTCTTCTCCACGGCACGGGCCGGCGACGCGCAGGGGTTCGTCGAACTCGGGCGGGTGCCGTCGCCGTTCGGCGTGACGGTGACGCCGACCGGCCACCACGTCCGCGCGTTGACCGCGCACATCGAGGGCCTCCCGCCCCCCTCCACCCTCGGGCCGTACACGGTCTACATGGCGTGGGCGACGCCGCTCGAACTGGCTCCCGTGGTGCCGCTGGGCCCGGTCGGAAACGGCGAGCACGCGCTGGGGCGCGTCGCGCTCAACAAGTTCCTCGTGATGGTCAGCGCGGAGGCGTCGGCCGCTGTGGAGGAGCGCGAGGGGCCGCTCGTGCTGCGCGGGCGCTCGCCGTCCGCGCTTATGGAGGCGCACGACCTCCTGGCCCTCGCGCCGTCGGCGACGCGGCGGGCGGCCGACCGGGCCCCGAGTCGCTGGGACGCGCCCCCCGCGTACCCCGGCATCGCCATGCTGCCCGGCGTGATGGACCTCGAACCGCGCGCCCGCCCCGCAAGCCTCCAAAGCGCGGCCGATCTGCCCCCGTGGGAGACGCTCCCGGAGGTGGCCGCGCGCCAGCCCGTCGACCTCCCCGACGGCGGCACGCTCGACCTCGAGGCGACCATCGTCCGGCGGGAAATCGACGGCCGCCGACTCGCCATGCTCGCCTTCAACGGCCAGCATCCCGGACCCCTCATCCGCGTCCCGGAGAAGTCCACCATCTTCGTGAACTTCACGAACCGGACCCCGTATCCGACGGCGGTGCACTGGCACGGCATCCGGCTCGACAACCCGTTCGACGGCGTCCCCGGCCTCACGCAGGACCCCGTCGCCCCCGGCGAGTCGTTCCAGTACCGGATCTACTTCCGGGACGCGGGCATCTACTGGTACCACCCGCACCACCGCGAGGACATCCAGCAGGAACTCGGCCTGTACGGAAACCTCCTCGTCGACCCCGCCGACCCGGACTACTACGGGCCCGCGAACCGCGAGGAAGTCCTCATCCTCGACGACATCCTCCTCGACGAGGACGGGCTCGTGGACTTCGGCGAGGAATCGGCGAACTACGTGCTCATGGGCCGGTTCGGGAACCGGGCCCTCGTCAACGGCGAGCCGGGCTACGAACTGGAGATCGACCGGGGCGAGGTCGTCCGCTTCCACCTCACGAACGCCTCCAACACGCGCACCTTCAATCTCTCATTCGCGGACACGGAACGCGGCGGGCTGCCCGATCCCGACCAGCGCGCGGCGGATCCCGGCGCGGCGGACCCGAATCGTCTTCCGCTCAAGGTCGTCGCGTCGGATGTGGGCCGCTTCGAGCGCGAGGAGTGGACCAGAAGCGTGGTCCTGGCGCCTGCGGAGCGCTACGTGATCGACGTCCGCTTCGACCGGCCCGGCACGCACGCGCTCGTCAACCACGTACAGGGAATCAACCACCGGCAGGGCGTCTTCCGGGCCGAACTCCGGACCATGGGCAACGTGACGGTCGCGCCACGGGCCGCGGCCGACGACCACGGGCCCTCCTTCGAGACCCTGCGCGAACATGCGGACGTCATCGCGGACATCGACCGTTACCGGCCGCGCTTCGACGACGAGCCCGACCATGAACTCGTGATGACGCTTGAGACGGAGGATCTCCCGCTCCCCATCGAGCGCTCGATGGCCTACGACTGGGTCTACTTCAACCCGGTGGAATGGACCGGGACGATGCCGCGCATGAACTGGGCCACGACCGGGCGCGAGATCCGCTGGGTTCTGAGGGAGACGGCCACCGGGCGGGAAAACGAGGAGATCGAGTGGAACTTCGCGGTCGGGGATGTGGTGAAGATCCGCGTCATCAACGACCGCGGCGCCTTCCACGCGATGCAGCACCCGCTCCACATCCACGGCCAGCGCTTCCTCGTCCTGTCGCAGAACGGGGTGCCGAACCCGAACTTGGTGTGGAAGGACACGGTCCTGTTGCCCGCCGCATCCACGACGGACATCCTGCTGGAACTGTCGAACCCAGGCCGCTGGATGATCCACTGCCACATAGCGGAACACCTCGAAGCCGGGATGAAGATGACGATGAACGTCGCCGAGCCTCCGTGA
- the msrB gene encoding peptide-methionine (R)-S-oxide reductase MsrB has translation MGYMGKVDRKAKQEWREKLPEQAYKVLFEEATERAGTSPLNDEKRPGTFACAACGEALFTTDMKYDSGTGWPSFFETLPDVLETKRDFKLILPRTEYHCARCGGHQGHVFNDGPEPTGKRFCNNGVALRFIPDDDPDD, from the coding sequence ATGGGTTACATGGGGAAGGTAGACAGGAAGGCGAAGCAGGAGTGGCGGGAGAAGCTCCCGGAGCAGGCCTACAAGGTGCTGTTCGAGGAAGCGACCGAACGCGCGGGGACGAGTCCGCTGAACGATGAGAAACGTCCCGGCACGTTCGCGTGCGCGGCGTGCGGCGAGGCGCTGTTCACCACCGACATGAAGTACGACAGCGGCACGGGGTGGCCGAGCTTCTTCGAGACGCTTCCCGACGTCCTCGAGACGAAACGCGACTTCAAGCTCATCCTGCCGCGGACCGAATACCACTGCGCCCGCTGCGGCGGACACCAAGGTCACGTCTTCAACGACGGGCCCGAGCCGACGGGCAAGCGCTTCTGCAACAACGGCGTCGCGCTCCGGTTCATCCCGGACGACGACCCGGACGACTGA
- a CDS encoding VCBS repeat-containing protein, which yields MKTLSGVLGALVVAAVAVLVLVGTDRSEAAATEAPPSDAAVGSSSAAVSLVSPAPHSIEAGPESPVELVLAQPLDPGGFDPAALSVFGRWSGVMTGSVQLSDDGRRIRFEPGESFHAGESVTASLRAGERLAAGGAMETGFAWNFWIRPQAGSLDMIDRGSRIVLDDGEKHVQPYGAYAGDFNGDGYPDIAIPNEVSADVRVMFNDGTGDYNEFRVLDIPGGSWPSPNEGADFNGDGLTDFVVGNAGNDLVSVFLADGNGWFELGSNIESGQNVRGVCIGDFDQDGWPDVAAVNMSVGPEESRGNVAMLLNNADGTGDLRRASEIASPGQGEKTCATADVNNDGLPDLLVGAYFTDEVLTYLGDGRGNLELGTRVRAGGKPWMIVAGDVNGDGDVDVMSANREGNNVAVLIGDGAGGFADPVEYETGESPLAVDVGDIDGDGDLDVVTSDFEGNSFTVHENAGDGTLVNPRSYAASTNGSCVVIHDRDLDGDLDLTGVDETDDKIFLLENPGG from the coding sequence ATGAAGACCCTCTCCGGAGTACTCGGTGCGCTCGTCGTCGCCGCGGTGGCGGTGCTCGTTCTGGTCGGCACGGACCGCAGTGAGGCGGCCGCGACGGAAGCCCCGCCCTCGGACGCCGCCGTCGGATCGTCCTCGGCCGCCGTGTCGCTCGTCTCGCCGGCCCCGCACTCGATCGAAGCCGGTCCGGAGTCGCCGGTCGAACTCGTGCTCGCGCAGCCGCTCGATCCCGGCGGTTTCGATCCGGCGGCGCTTTCCGTGTTCGGTCGCTGGAGCGGCGTGATGACCGGCTCCGTGCAGCTCTCGGACGATGGCCGGCGCATCCGCTTCGAGCCCGGCGAGTCCTTCCACGCCGGCGAGTCGGTCACGGCTTCGCTGCGTGCCGGGGAGAGGCTCGCGGCCGGCGGCGCCATGGAGACGGGTTTCGCGTGGAACTTCTGGATCCGGCCGCAGGCGGGCTCGCTCGACATGATCGACCGGGGCTCGCGGATCGTGCTCGACGACGGCGAAAAGCACGTCCAGCCCTACGGCGCCTACGCCGGCGACTTCAACGGCGACGGCTATCCCGACATCGCGATCCCGAACGAGGTCTCCGCCGATGTCCGCGTGATGTTCAACGACGGCACGGGGGACTACAACGAATTCCGCGTCCTCGACATCCCGGGCGGGAGCTGGCCGAGCCCCAACGAGGGGGCCGACTTCAACGGAGACGGCCTCACGGACTTCGTGGTAGGGAACGCGGGGAACGACCTCGTGTCCGTCTTCCTCGCCGACGGGAACGGCTGGTTCGAGCTGGGGAGCAACATCGAGTCCGGGCAGAACGTACGCGGGGTGTGCATCGGCGACTTCGACCAGGACGGGTGGCCGGACGTGGCCGCGGTGAACATGTCGGTCGGACCGGAGGAATCCCGCGGCAACGTGGCCATGCTGCTCAACAACGCGGACGGCACGGGCGATCTGCGGCGCGCCTCCGAGATCGCCTCGCCGGGCCAGGGCGAGAAGACGTGCGCGACGGCGGACGTGAACAACGACGGCCTGCCCGACCTGCTCGTCGGAGCCTACTTCACCGACGAGGTCCTCACCTACCTGGGCGACGGGCGCGGCAACCTTGAGCTGGGCACGCGCGTGCGCGCCGGCGGCAAGCCGTGGATGATCGTGGCGGGCGATGTGAACGGCGACGGGGACGTCGACGTGATGTCCGCGAACCGCGAAGGGAACAACGTGGCCGTCCTCATCGGCGATGGCGCGGGCGGCTTCGCGGATCCCGTCGAGTACGAGACGGGCGAGTCGCCGCTGGCGGTCGACGTGGGCGACATCGACGGCGACGGCGACCTCGACGTGGTGACGAGCGACTTCGAGGGCAACAGCTTCACCGTGCACGAGAACGCGGGCGACGGAACGCTCGTGAACCCCCGGTCGTACGCGGCGAGCACCAACGGCTCGTGCGTCGTCATTCACGATCGCGACCTGGATGGGGATCTCGATCTCACCGGCGTGGACGAGACGGACGACAAGATCTTTCTCCTGGAGAACCCCGGGGGATGA